In the Quercus lobata isolate SW786 chromosome 5, ValleyOak3.0 Primary Assembly, whole genome shotgun sequence genome, one interval contains:
- the LOC115991931 gene encoding protein TIFY 5A-like has product MRRNCNLELCLVPYSASLPSNDSGDDHQPMMEERRGSPQQNQQPQQLTIFYNGKICVSDVTEFQARSILLLATREMEERLKTPTGSDWLKTPTGSDLSSPTLQTEKYSPSTGLSMKRSLQRFLQKRKNRIQATSPY; this is encoded by the exons ATGAGGAGGAACTGCAATTTGGAACTTTGCCTTGTTCCCTACTCTGCCTCTCTTCCTTCCAATGATTCAGGCGACGACCACCAGCCAAt GATGGAAGAGCGAAGAGGAAGCCCACAACAGAACCAGCAACCGCAACAGCTGACCATATTTTACAATGGCAAGATTTGCGTTTCTGATGTTACTGAGTTTCAG GCTAGATCCATCTTATTGCTTGCTACAAGAGAAATGGAGGAAAGGCTGAAAACTCCAACGGGGTCAGATTGGCTGAAAACTCCAACTGGATCAGATCTATCTTCACCAACACTGCAAACTGAGAAATATAGCCCTAGTACTGGTCTTTCCATGAAGAGATCACTACAAAGGTTTCTCCAGAAGAGAAAGAATCGGATCCAAGCAACATCGCCATATTGA